In Bradyrhizobium lablabi, one DNA window encodes the following:
- a CDS encoding adenylate/guanylate cyclase domain-containing protein gives MAGERVERRLAAVLAADVAGHGRLMGADVEGTLARLKEIRKTLVNTTIAAHRGRIVKTTTDGMLVEFGSLVDAVSCAVGVQREMAENNAGVPQTRRIEFRIGVHVGEIIIDENDIFGDCVNTAVRLQGIAEPGGVCLSDDAYRQVRGKVDIACDDLGPQALKNIAELMRAWRVKLGGESSAGAQAASPAGQGPALALPDKPSIAVLPFQNLSADPEQDYFADGLVEDIITALSRFKSLFVIARNSSFTYKGRAVDIRQVGRELGVRYVLEGSVQKAGSRLRITGQLIDASTGFHLWVERFEGALEEVFELQDKVASSVAGIIDPLLLDAEIKLAADRPTADMSAYNLYLRALPHIRAWAREPIAEAIVLLEQAIERDPQYGPALASLALCHSQNFLSGWGEGAAVESERGRVLARRAREAAPDDPMTVTSAAGALLNLGEDPNLLKRWVDGALARNPSHAFGWLWSGWIRTVSGEPDLAIEHFEMSLRLDPRTMRRAFHLTGMGICHFFQPRFDKAAAVLEASFLELPTYTLTLWFLASCYAQMGRLSEAREFAARHAIGPGGPWLVIGQMFTNPEHRELVLSGLRLATGERA, from the coding sequence TTGGCCGGCGAGCGCGTGGAGCGACGACTTGCGGCAGTGCTGGCGGCGGATGTCGCCGGGCATGGGCGCCTCATGGGCGCCGACGTCGAAGGCACCCTGGCCCGGCTGAAGGAAATCAGAAAGACCCTCGTCAACACCACTATCGCCGCGCATCGCGGGCGCATCGTGAAGACCACCACCGACGGCATGCTGGTCGAGTTTGGCAGTTTGGTCGATGCCGTGAGTTGCGCTGTGGGCGTGCAGCGCGAAATGGCGGAGAACAATGCCGGTGTGCCGCAGACAAGGCGGATCGAATTCCGCATCGGCGTCCACGTCGGCGAAATCATCATCGACGAGAACGATATTTTCGGTGACTGCGTCAACACCGCCGTGCGTCTTCAGGGCATCGCCGAGCCGGGCGGGGTTTGCCTCTCCGATGACGCTTATCGGCAGGTCCGCGGCAAGGTCGACATCGCCTGCGACGACCTTGGGCCGCAGGCGCTGAAGAACATTGCCGAGCTGATGCGGGCGTGGCGGGTCAAGCTTGGCGGTGAAAGCTCCGCCGGCGCGCAAGCAGCTTCGCCCGCCGGCCAGGGTCCCGCGCTCGCGCTTCCCGATAAGCCATCGATCGCCGTGCTGCCGTTCCAGAACCTGAGCGCCGATCCCGAGCAGGACTATTTTGCCGACGGTCTGGTGGAAGACATCATTACTGCGCTATCGCGCTTCAAGTCGCTGTTCGTGATCGCGCGCAATTCGTCGTTCACCTACAAGGGAAGGGCGGTCGACATCAGGCAGGTCGGGCGCGAGCTTGGCGTGCGCTACGTGCTGGAAGGCAGCGTGCAAAAAGCGGGCTCGCGGCTGCGGATCACGGGGCAGCTGATCGACGCTTCGACCGGCTTCCATCTATGGGTTGAGAGATTCGAGGGCGCGCTGGAAGAGGTGTTCGAGCTCCAGGACAAGGTCGCCTCGAGCGTGGCGGGGATCATCGATCCGCTGCTGCTGGATGCGGAAATCAAGCTCGCCGCGGATCGCCCCACCGCCGATATGAGCGCGTATAATTTGTATCTGCGTGCGCTTCCGCACATTCGTGCGTGGGCGCGCGAGCCGATCGCGGAGGCCATCGTACTCCTCGAACAGGCGATCGAGCGCGATCCGCAATATGGGCCGGCGCTGGCATCGCTGGCGCTTTGTCATTCCCAGAATTTCCTGAGCGGATGGGGCGAAGGCGCCGCGGTCGAAAGTGAGCGTGGCAGGGTTTTGGCACGACGGGCTCGCGAAGCCGCACCCGACGACCCCATGACCGTTACCAGTGCGGCCGGCGCCTTGTTGAATCTCGGCGAAGACCCCAACCTCCTGAAGCGATGGGTCGATGGTGCGCTCGCCCGTAATCCGAGCCACGCATTCGGCTGGTTATGGAGCGGCTGGATCCGAACCGTTTCCGGTGAACCCGATCTTGCGATAGAACATTTCGAGATGTCGTTGCGACTTGACCCTCGCACCATGCGGCGGGCATTTCATTTGACAGGCATGGGCATTTGCCACTTCTTCCAACCGCGTTTCGACAAAGCGGCAGCCGTTCTGGAGGCTTCGTTCCTCGAGCTGCCGACCTATACCCTGACGCTGTGGTTTCTCGCCTCGTGCTACGCGCAGATGGGGCGGTTGAGCGAGGCGCGTGAATTCGCGGCTCGCCACGCCATTGGTCCCGGCGGACCATGGCTCGTCATTGGACAGATGTTTACTAATCCCGAGCACCGCGAATTGGTGTTATCGGGTCTCCGCCTCGCCACGGGGGAAAGGGCATAA
- a CDS encoding formylglycine-generating enzyme family protein: MTLLRADIERKDWQSQDSDMVWIPGGTFRMGSNDHYPEEAPAHRVMVDGFWIDRTPVTNRQFGQFVEAIGYVTSAEISPDGGDYPGASPHMFYAGSFVFAHPPSTFDLRDWNQWWSFMKGADWRHPYGPRSSISGLDDHPVVHVAYSDALAYGRWAGKDLPTEAEWEFAARGGLDGAEFAWGDEFTPAGVHMANTWQGEFPLHNLHLDGYDRTSPVTAFPPNGYGVCDMIGNVWEWTADWYAPRHQADAREAGFLPENPRGGRVEESYDPRLPDIRVPRKVLKGGSHLCAPSYCRRYRPAARHAEPVDTSASHLGFRCIIRAGRKS, from the coding sequence ATGACGCTGTTGCGGGCCGACATCGAGCGGAAGGATTGGCAGTCGCAGGATAGCGACATGGTCTGGATTCCCGGCGGCACGTTCCGCATGGGCTCCAACGATCATTATCCCGAGGAAGCGCCGGCTCATCGGGTGATGGTGGACGGCTTCTGGATCGACCGCACGCCGGTGACTAACCGGCAGTTCGGGCAATTCGTCGAGGCCATCGGATACGTCACATCAGCGGAAATTTCGCCCGATGGCGGGGATTACCCCGGGGCGTCGCCGCACATGTTCTATGCTGGCTCTTTTGTCTTCGCGCATCCGCCGTCGACCTTCGATCTTCGCGACTGGAACCAGTGGTGGTCCTTTATGAAGGGTGCCGATTGGCGGCATCCCTACGGCCCGAGGAGCAGCATCAGCGGACTGGACGATCATCCCGTCGTGCACGTCGCCTATTCGGATGCGCTGGCCTATGGGCGATGGGCAGGCAAGGATTTGCCAACCGAGGCCGAGTGGGAGTTCGCCGCGCGCGGCGGACTTGACGGCGCCGAGTTCGCATGGGGCGATGAATTCACGCCCGCTGGCGTGCACATGGCCAACACCTGGCAGGGCGAATTTCCGCTGCACAACCTCCATCTGGACGGATACGACCGTACCTCGCCGGTGACGGCCTTTCCCCCGAACGGCTATGGCGTTTGCGACATGATCGGCAATGTCTGGGAGTGGACCGCGGATTGGTACGCTCCCAGACATCAGGCCGATGCGCGAGAGGCGGGCTTCCTTCCCGAAAACCCGCGCGGCGGGCGGGTGGAGGAGAGCTACGATCCCCGTCTGCCCGACATCAGGGTACCGCGCAAGGTCCTTAAAGGCGGCTCGCATTTGTGCGCGCCCAGTTATTGCCGTCGCTACCGGCCGGCGGCGCGACATGCCGAGCCGGTCGACACATCCGCGAGCCATTTGGGTTTTCGGTGCATCATTCGAGCAGGGAGGAAGTCATGA
- a CDS encoding helix-turn-helix domain-containing protein codes for MPPNTEHDGSFHGASAYAAIRLDLADVASVFRGEPRLSDLASWRDKNHFRSDSVIGLAATRRLPLIASCLWEQQATLSDAAADFWKRSIVDALTGTILHSLPPDTGGPLPSAMRLVREVENYLNSVGARPVHISEICAVFNVSRRSLHRAFYDVLGLGPVTFLRHKRLCAVHSALRESAPAEVTVAEVAMQHGFIELGRFSRYYRLLFGEYPSETLGIHNTAAAPDVVAALQERRLG; via the coding sequence ATGCCGCCCAATACCGAGCACGACGGAAGCTTCCATGGCGCCTCGGCCTACGCCGCGATTCGCCTCGATCTGGCCGATGTCGCCTCTGTGTTCCGAGGCGAACCGCGGCTGAGTGACCTTGCAAGCTGGCGCGACAAGAATCATTTCCGGTCGGATTCAGTGATCGGTCTGGCTGCGACGCGCAGATTGCCTCTGATCGCGTCATGCCTTTGGGAACAGCAGGCAACATTATCCGACGCCGCGGCCGATTTCTGGAAACGATCGATCGTGGACGCCCTGACGGGCACGATCCTTCATTCGCTGCCTCCTGATACCGGCGGCCCTTTGCCGTCGGCGATGCGGTTGGTTCGAGAGGTCGAGAACTATCTCAACTCCGTTGGTGCTCGGCCGGTGCACATTTCGGAGATCTGCGCTGTGTTCAATGTCTCACGAAGGAGCCTGCATCGCGCTTTCTACGACGTCCTTGGTTTGGGGCCGGTGACCTTTCTGCGTCACAAGCGGCTGTGTGCGGTTCATTCGGCGTTGAGAGAGAGTGCGCCTGCGGAAGTCACGGTTGCCGAGGTGGCGATGCAACACGGCTTCATCGAATTGGGACGGTTCTCCCGCTATTATCGCCTGCTGTTTGGCGAGTATCCCTCGGAAACGCTGGGGATTCACAACACCGCAGCCGCGCCGGACGTCGTCGCCGCGTTGCAAGAACGGCGGCTCGGATAG
- a CDS encoding ABC transporter substrate-binding protein produces MSVMRVKRRTFIAAVGGAAAWPLAARAQQAGAMRRVGVLMVESDPVGQLHLKLFVQKLQELGWTDGRNIHIEVRLTGTDAERIQKFAKELVAWQPDVIATNSTPGTAAVQRETRMIPTVFVVVSDPVGEGFVASLARPGGNITGFINYEASIAGKWVDLLKEIDPRLVRAAGLFNPDAAPGGGSFFLRPFEAAARSLAITPLATPVRSDADIEAAIAALSSEPGGGLVMMADSFMGSHRARLIEQAARHKVLAVYPFRSASADGGLLSYGPDFSDLYLQQGLYVDRILRGAKPNELPVQVPTKFELVVNLRTAKALGLELPATLLGRADEVIE; encoded by the coding sequence ATGTCTGTCATGCGCGTGAAGCGACGCACGTTCATCGCGGCCGTCGGAGGCGCGGCAGCGTGGCCGCTGGCGGCGCGCGCGCAACAGGCTGGCGCCATGCGACGGGTCGGCGTGCTAATGGTTGAAAGTGACCCCGTGGGACAGTTGCACCTCAAATTATTTGTGCAGAAACTACAAGAGCTCGGCTGGACGGACGGCCGCAACATACACATCGAAGTTCGCCTGACTGGCACCGACGCTGAGCGCATCCAGAAATTTGCGAAAGAATTGGTCGCGTGGCAACCCGATGTGATCGCAACTAATTCCACGCCCGGGACGGCCGCGGTACAACGAGAAACTCGAATGATCCCGACAGTTTTCGTTGTTGTTTCCGATCCTGTCGGTGAAGGTTTTGTTGCGAGCTTGGCGCGGCCCGGCGGCAATATCACCGGGTTCATCAACTATGAAGCTTCCATAGCGGGCAAGTGGGTTGATCTGCTCAAAGAAATCGATCCTCGGCTCGTGAGGGCGGCAGGCTTGTTCAATCCCGACGCGGCTCCTGGAGGCGGATCATTTTTCCTTCGCCCGTTCGAAGCCGCCGCGCGGTCGCTCGCGATCACACCGCTTGCAACTCCGGTTCGCAGCGACGCCGACATCGAGGCGGCAATCGCGGCGCTGAGCAGCGAACCCGGTGGCGGTCTCGTCATGATGGCGGATAGCTTTATGGGGTCTCATCGGGCACGCCTCATCGAGCAGGCAGCCCGCCATAAAGTCCTGGCAGTCTATCCATTTCGTTCCGCTTCTGCTGACGGTGGCTTACTCTCGTATGGACCGGATTTCTCGGACCTTTATCTCCAACAAGGGCTTTACGTGGATCGCATTCTTAGGGGCGCGAAGCCAAATGAATTGCCGGTTCAAGTACCGACCAAATTCGAACTGGTGGTCAACTTGAGGACAGCGAAAGCGCTTGGCCTCGAACTGCCAGCGACGTTGCTTGGCCGTGCCGACGAGGTGATCGAATAG
- a CDS encoding threonine ammonia-lyase, translating into MTETPTASSLAHLPVTLQDVEDAAGVLASFVRRTSFEHSRTLSDITGADIWLKFENLQFTATFKERGALNRLAALSPEERQRGVIAASAGNHAQGVAYHAARLAIPATIVVPQGTPTVKIENTRRHGATVIEGGANVEEAAHLAIEHGRKQGLTFIHPYDDALIIAGQGTIAIEMLAAVPDLDVLIVPIGGGGLISGIAVAAKSLKPDIEIIGVQAALYPSMYNLVKGEQLPMRGDTLAEGIAVKAPGRITSEIVRALVDDILLVSERQIEEALSLLITIEKTVTEGAGAAGLAAVLANEARFKGRALGLVLSGGNIDTRLLSGVLTRQLAREGRLSQLRFDIVDRPGQLATVLAVLSKCGANIVEVYHQRIFTELPAKAVLLEVVIETRDRAHLASTIADLRAANIDVDVGEH; encoded by the coding sequence ATGACCGAAACGCCAACAGCTTCCTCGCTAGCGCATTTGCCGGTGACCCTCCAGGACGTCGAGGACGCCGCGGGCGTGCTGGCGAGTTTTGTCAGGCGGACCAGCTTCGAGCATAGCCGCACGCTGTCCGATATCACCGGCGCCGACATCTGGCTGAAATTCGAAAACCTGCAGTTCACCGCGACCTTCAAGGAGCGCGGCGCGCTCAACCGGCTGGCCGCGCTGTCGCCTGAAGAACGCCAGCGCGGCGTGATCGCGGCCTCGGCCGGCAACCACGCGCAGGGCGTGGCTTACCATGCGGCCCGCCTCGCAATCCCGGCGACCATTGTCGTGCCGCAGGGCACGCCGACCGTGAAGATCGAGAACACCCGCCGGCATGGCGCGACCGTGATCGAAGGCGGCGCCAATGTCGAGGAAGCCGCTCACCTCGCCATCGAGCATGGCCGCAAACAGGGTCTGACCTTCATCCATCCCTACGACGACGCTTTGATCATCGCCGGCCAGGGCACCATCGCCATCGAGATGCTCGCCGCGGTGCCGGACCTCGACGTCCTGATCGTGCCGATCGGCGGCGGCGGGCTGATTTCGGGCATCGCGGTCGCCGCCAAATCGCTCAAGCCCGACATCGAGATCATCGGCGTGCAGGCCGCGCTCTATCCTTCGATGTACAATCTCGTCAAAGGCGAGCAGTTGCCGATGCGCGGCGACACGCTGGCCGAAGGCATCGCGGTCAAGGCGCCCGGCCGCATCACGTCCGAGATCGTGCGCGCGCTGGTCGACGATATCCTCCTCGTCAGCGAAAGGCAGATCGAGGAGGCGCTGAGCCTCCTGATCACCATCGAGAAGACCGTGACCGAAGGCGCCGGCGCCGCTGGCCTCGCGGCGGTGCTCGCCAACGAAGCCCGCTTCAAGGGCCGCGCGCTTGGCCTCGTGCTGAGCGGCGGCAATATCGACACACGACTATTGTCCGGCGTGCTGACCCGCCAGCTCGCGCGCGAGGGCCGGCTGTCGCAGCTCCGATTCGACATCGTCGACCGGCCCGGCCAGCTTGCGACCGTGCTCGCCGTCCTGAGCAAATGCGGCGCCAATATCGTCGAGGTCTACCATCAGCGTATCTTCACCGAGCTGCCCGCCAAGGCCGTACTGCTCGAGGTCGTGATCGAGACCCGGGACCGCGCCCATCTCGCCTCCACCATCGCCGACCTGCGGGCGGCCAACATTGATGTGGATGTTGGGGAACACTGA
- a CDS encoding cystathionine gamma-synthase family protein has product MVKPFPSKTHIGNHMLHPETLMLNYGYDPQLSEGAVKPPVFLTSTFVFRTAEDGQDFFDFVSGRREPPEGMGAGLVYSRFNHPNSEIVEDRLAVYERTEKCALFSSGMAAIATTILAFACPGDVILHSQPLYGGTETLFAKTLAGLSIGAVGFADGIDETAVRLAAGDAMRKGRVAMIFIETPANPTTGLVDIAMVRRVAEIIGKAQGHTPIVACDNTLLGPVFQRPIEHGADLSLYSLTKYVGGHSDLIAGAALGSKAIMKDVKALRGAIGTQLDPHSCWMISRSLETLSIRMEKADRNARFVADYLRGHAKVAKVHYLAYHDESSPAGRVFARQCTGAGSTFSFDIVGGQAAAFKFLNALQIFKLAVSLGGTESLASLPASMTHSGVPADVRQKIGVLDSTIRLSIGIEHPSDLIADIAQALNEA; this is encoded by the coding sequence ATGGTGAAACCGTTTCCGTCGAAGACCCACATCGGCAACCACATGCTGCATCCCGAAACGCTGATGCTGAACTACGGCTACGATCCGCAACTGTCGGAAGGAGCCGTCAAACCACCGGTCTTCCTGACCTCGACCTTCGTCTTTAGGACCGCCGAAGACGGACAGGACTTTTTCGATTTCGTCTCGGGTCGGCGCGAGCCGCCCGAAGGGATGGGCGCGGGCCTGGTTTATTCGCGGTTCAATCACCCCAACAGCGAGATCGTCGAGGACAGGCTCGCCGTCTACGAGCGCACCGAGAAATGCGCGCTGTTCTCATCCGGCATGGCGGCGATTGCGACCACGATCCTTGCGTTCGCCTGCCCTGGCGACGTCATTCTGCACTCTCAACCGCTCTATGGCGGGACGGAAACTCTGTTTGCGAAGACGCTTGCGGGCCTCTCCATCGGCGCCGTGGGTTTTGCCGACGGCATCGACGAAACCGCAGTCAGGCTGGCGGCGGGCGACGCCATGCGCAAAGGCCGGGTTGCGATGATTTTCATCGAAACCCCGGCCAATCCCACCACCGGCTTGGTCGATATTGCGATGGTCCGCCGCGTCGCCGAGATAATCGGCAAGGCCCAGGGGCACACGCCGATCGTCGCGTGCGACAATACATTGCTCGGGCCGGTGTTTCAGCGGCCGATCGAACACGGCGCGGATCTTTCGTTGTACTCGCTGACCAAATATGTCGGCGGTCATTCCGACCTGATCGCGGGCGCCGCGCTCGGGTCAAAAGCCATCATGAAAGACGTCAAAGCATTGCGAGGCGCCATCGGCACTCAACTGGACCCGCATTCCTGCTGGATGATCAGCCGGTCGCTCGAAACACTGAGCATCCGCATGGAAAAAGCTGACAGAAACGCGCGATTCGTAGCGGATTACCTGCGCGGCCACGCCAAAGTGGCGAAAGTCCATTACCTTGCTTACCACGACGAGTCTTCCCCCGCCGGCCGTGTGTTCGCGAGGCAATGCACCGGCGCGGGTTCTACGTTCTCGTTCGACATTGTGGGTGGCCAAGCCGCCGCATTCAAATTCTTGAATGCGCTGCAAATCTTCAAGCTGGCGGTGAGCCTGGGCGGCACCGAGTCACTTGCCAGCCTGCCCGCAAGCATGACCCACTCCGGGGTTCCGGCTGACGTCCGCCAAAAAATAGGCGTTCTCGACTCCACGATCCGGCTGTCGATCGGCATCGAACACCCGTCCGATCTGATCGCGGACATTGCGCAGGCTTTGAACGAGGCATAG
- a CDS encoding molybdopterin-containing oxidoreductase family protein yields MKADSETEIRTPGFCALCKSRCGAILVTREGRFIGQEPNPDHPTGQSLCIKGRAASEIVYSPQRQLYPLRRTRPKGDADPGWQRITWEEALDRTASELDRIRREAGAEAIAFGLTTPSGTPISDDLRWIERFMNAFGSPNVAYGTEICNWHKDHAHAFTFGRSIASPDFEKSGCIVLWGHNPSATWLDHATAVRSARTRGARLIVIDPRRAGFAMRADQWLRVRPGADGALALGIAGEMIRNGWFDVQFVRDWTNGPLLVRKDTNRFLRAEDLAAPPSGASGDDFVAWDASAGLPVGYSASQRAYLQPVIPELDVSVEFLSPTGASLPCRTAFGLYRDLCNEYPPDRVETIAWVKAAQVTETAKLLFEAGPVSYYAWSGVGQHTNATQTDRAISTLMALTGSFDAPGGNVEYARPPARDVSGGEFLSAAQRAKCIELKRSPLGPGRDRWIGSDVLYEAILHGKPYPIRGLFDFGKNFILSHANGDRGAQALAKLDFHVHTDVVMTPTAGFADIFLPINTPWEREALRVGFEGSQAAQNLVQLRQAVIPSAGESASDGYVVFELAKRLGFGDLFWDGDINAGLNAIIAPLGLTLDDLRAQPGGISVAGEPHYFRYRKEGFKTPTGRIEIFSESFREAGENPLPQFVEPAMSPRRPGNDAFPLVLTSAKVVHYCHSQHRHVPSLRRRSPDPEVSMHPDAAAERGIGEDDWVEIRTQNGRARMRAKFDHSLDRRVVSAQYGWWQGNDELGLPAFDSLADAGANYNRLVSDQHADPISGSIGLRSSVCDIAPIDRA; encoded by the coding sequence TTGAAAGCAGATAGCGAGACGGAAATCAGGACGCCGGGATTTTGCGCGCTCTGCAAGTCGCGCTGCGGCGCTATCCTGGTGACGCGCGAAGGCCGCTTCATTGGCCAGGAACCAAATCCGGACCATCCCACCGGTCAATCGCTCTGCATCAAGGGCCGCGCGGCCTCCGAGATCGTGTACAGCCCGCAGCGGCAACTTTATCCGCTCAGGCGCACACGGCCGAAGGGCGATGCCGACCCGGGCTGGCAACGGATCACATGGGAGGAGGCGCTCGACCGGACCGCGTCCGAACTCGATCGCATTCGCAGAGAGGCGGGTGCGGAGGCGATCGCCTTCGGCCTGACGACGCCGAGCGGCACCCCGATCTCGGATGACCTGCGCTGGATCGAGCGTTTCATGAACGCCTTCGGCAGCCCCAACGTGGCCTATGGCACCGAGATCTGCAATTGGCACAAGGACCACGCTCATGCCTTTACGTTCGGGCGTTCGATCGCGTCGCCCGACTTCGAAAAGTCGGGCTGCATCGTGCTGTGGGGGCACAACCCGAGCGCAACCTGGCTCGATCACGCGACAGCGGTTCGATCGGCGCGAACCCGCGGCGCGCGCCTCATCGTGATCGATCCCCGGCGCGCGGGCTTTGCCATGCGTGCGGATCAATGGTTGCGCGTGCGACCGGGCGCCGACGGCGCTTTGGCGCTTGGGATCGCCGGAGAGATGATCCGGAACGGCTGGTTCGACGTCCAATTTGTCCGCGACTGGACCAATGGTCCGTTGTTGGTCCGCAAGGATACCAACCGATTCTTGCGCGCTGAGGATCTCGCCGCGCCGCCCTCTGGCGCTAGCGGCGATGATTTCGTTGCATGGGATGCGAGCGCGGGATTGCCTGTTGGCTATTCCGCTTCGCAGCGCGCCTATCTCCAACCGGTTATCCCGGAGCTTGATGTATCGGTCGAGTTTTTGTCGCCGACCGGCGCGTCGCTCCCTTGCCGAACAGCCTTCGGCCTGTATCGAGACCTGTGTAACGAGTACCCGCCCGATCGAGTCGAGACCATCGCCTGGGTCAAGGCCGCACAGGTGACGGAAACCGCAAAACTGCTCTTCGAGGCAGGCCCGGTCAGCTACTATGCGTGGTCGGGTGTCGGACAGCACACCAACGCAACCCAGACCGATCGCGCGATATCGACGCTGATGGCCTTGACCGGCAGCTTCGATGCACCGGGCGGCAACGTCGAATATGCCCGCCCGCCCGCTCGTGACGTCAGCGGCGGCGAGTTCCTATCAGCGGCGCAGCGCGCCAAATGCATCGAGCTCAAGCGTTCGCCGCTCGGCCCGGGCCGCGACCGCTGGATCGGTTCGGATGTGCTGTATGAAGCTATCCTTCACGGCAAGCCGTATCCGATCCGGGGCCTGTTCGATTTCGGGAAAAACTTCATCCTCAGCCATGCCAACGGCGATCGGGGCGCCCAGGCGCTCGCCAAGCTCGATTTCCATGTCCATACCGACGTGGTTATGACGCCGACCGCAGGTTTCGCCGACATCTTCCTTCCTATCAATACGCCCTGGGAGCGCGAAGCGTTGCGGGTCGGATTTGAAGGCAGTCAGGCCGCGCAAAATCTCGTCCAGTTGCGGCAGGCGGTCATTCCCAGCGCAGGCGAATCCGCCTCCGACGGCTATGTCGTGTTCGAACTGGCCAAGCGTCTCGGTTTTGGCGATCTGTTTTGGGATGGCGACATCAACGCCGGGCTCAATGCGATCATCGCACCGCTCGGATTGACGCTGGATGATTTGCGCGCGCAGCCCGGCGGCATCAGCGTTGCTGGCGAGCCGCACTATTTTCGCTATCGCAAGGAGGGATTCAAAACCCCAACCGGTAGAATCGAGATCTTCTCGGAGAGTTTTCGCGAGGCAGGCGAAAACCCGCTGCCGCAGTTCGTCGAGCCCGCCATGTCGCCGCGCCGTCCGGGCAACGACGCGTTCCCGCTGGTCCTGACCTCGGCCAAAGTCGTTCATTACTGCCACAGTCAACACCGCCATGTCCCTTCGTTACGTCGCCGCTCGCCCGATCCGGAAGTCAGCATGCATCCGGATGCCGCGGCGGAACGAGGCATAGGCGAAGACGACTGGGTCGAGATCCGCACCCAAAACGGGCGCGCCCGCATGCGTGCGAAATTCGATCACAGCCTGGACCGGCGGGTAGTAAGCGCCCAATATGGCTGGTGGCAGGGCAATGATGAGCTGGGCCTGCCGGCGTTCGATTCGCTCGCGGATGCCGGCGCGAACTACAACCGCCTGGTTTCGGACCAACATGCAGATCCGATCAGCGGCTCGATCGGCCTGCGCTCGTCCGTTTGCGACATTGCGCCGATCGACCGGGCGTGA